CAACATTATTTTCGTGAATTTAAACACTATTTTTccctgttatttttattttttgttcacaAACTTACTATATATATGTTTGTAGTAAAGTATTGGAATTTTGTTTTGCAGCAAAACTTCTTTCTTGAAAAGAATACTTTAAAATGTATTTGCAAGCTGAAGCagactttgtttttttatcctTATGTGACTAAATTCCAAATTTTACTAATATAAACTCCACCGTCTGTTCTAAGACGAATTGTTTGCTCCACTTTGACAGTTTTAACTATTTTAATTCTAGTTGAGTCCTACCTTATGGTAACATTCCTTATGACAAAATATTATAATGAATACTTTCAAAACACAAAACACACCTTGGGCTATCATCCAAACATGCAAGCAAATTTTCCATCAGCGTTTCTTTAGATGTCGACTTTTTGATAGCGGTTTCAAAGTTTTGTTTTCCTTTCGTTTCTTTTAAGTTTTGGTAACCCATAACTGAATTACCAATGCAATTGTAACCTATTAAAATCAGAAGCTCAAATCAAGCTTAAAGTTTTCTGTACAATTCTTTTTATTTCACTATCCAGTACTCCACTTACTTTCCTATGCCACCCTACGAATATTGTCAAAGCAAGTAATGTTACATAGTAATATAACAATAcgcaacaaaacaaaataaaaatcagatttatgaacattaaaaaaaactgcaaatgaCAATTAGCTAGGAGTTCAAAACAGAATTTTAGGTCCCATTTTCTACAAAAGGCTTGACCCTCTAAATACGTTGGTAGTATCACAgacaataaaaattacaaaaacatcGAACTTTTACCTGGCTTTAAAACAACAGGTGCTTGCTGATTGACATTGTTTAAGTACATCATATCTCCAAGAATGTTTCCAAGAATTAAATTAAACGGCTTATATTTAAATTTGACATCTTGGATGGAGTTTACGTATGTATTGGTGTCAACTTTACTTTTCAAATAAGTAGACACAAGCATTCCTCTAGCATATCCTTTAGCAGTTGTTATGGTATTGTTATTATGAATGTTAGTGAGACATCCAAATTTACCAGTTTTTGTCATACCAAGCCAAGTCCCTCCTTCATATCCAACTAATTGGTCCAGTCCTAAAATAAGAAGGTGTATGAATTTATTTATTGCTGTTCATCAGCACCATATCGACACAACAAGTTTTACTGTCTATGCAGCTTTAAATTGAACATTAATATTCTCTGCTGACAAGTTAAATTAACATAGCTGGTCAGTTACATACATTGGACATTTAAACCAGTGAAAGCAATTCTTGTGAATACAATAGTCAGTTAGGGTCTTAATAAAACATTACCTAGACTTGACAAACAGACAACGAGTATTATAATGTAGACTAGCCGAGGGGGTTAAGCCACAACTAACTGTGTTCGGCATTAAACGCCGGTAGAGCGATTAATATGACCCGTAAACTGCGCCACCTATTCTGACAGACCGATTTAGTATATACAGGTACGCAATATGTCGTACATCATTCAAAATGgcgtaataaaataataatacattcattttaatcacataatttatttattttaatcttctatataataatacgaaagTGTGTCCATACCAGTCAaagtgaattttatttttttgcaattttctttaaaagcgtCTATAATCCTGAGAGATACCAGcaagacaagaaataacacgtgTGTCTCGTAAAATAGTTAAATACAAAGAGCTATATACACTTCACTCTGTGccttatatatacaaatatagaACAGTCTGTATATACGCAGTCTCCGACACTACAAATCCCATATAaaaatgttctgtattttataaacGTTTTGTTTACCAATTTAATTGGCTAGCATGTGATTTCATTGGTTGGGAAGTTTATTGCAAGCTGGTTTAAATTTAACGTAACTTCGTTTTTTCTACCTTCTTAATGAAATTGTCAAGAAACCTTTCTTGTGTTAAGAAGCCAACCTCCCCaggttttttgtcttttgtgtCATCGAGGCGAGCGGCGAAATTAATcttgtttagccgtcaagtaagcgctagcggcattgacataggcaacaaagcctggggacgagaatgataAGTACAATGCAAATGCATCACCGGTAATGAGTCTGGATTTTGAGGAGTATTTCGATTGGGTTGCAAAATATCGTCAAATATGGTCTAAAGTAGAAGAgttaatctttaaaaaacaaacgaCAGAGCCTGTAAAAAAGGACCGTTGTATTAATGCCAAGCTCTAATATTACAAGGACGTAATTACCACCAAATTCTATGGTATGCCTGTACCCTATGATGAGCCCTTCCAAGCCAACGCTTTTCTGGCCTTTTCGTCTGTATACATACAAGGCAAAAACCACAACCCCCAGGTGCATATTACGGAATGTCGGTACAAGGACTTTAGGAAGGAATGGTTGCTAAGCGAGGACTAGAAATTTTATAGGTTCAAATGCCTATAAAATATCATGCCGTTTTTTAATACCTTTCGAGGTATCTGAGCAACTGTACCTGGGCGGGCACAGATGTTATACCCTCTAGGTCTCCTaaaattaaggcctatattcagGTGGGGACTCCACATAGTGCTTGCATATtgcacagattgaagtttttttaaaatttcatcctTACCCTCCTCCCTACCCTTTGCAACTACCTGGGCTCTCTCCTGTTCGTTGATAGCATTTACAATCCTGTTAAACCTCTGGCGCATTTGTTCCTTCAACAGCACATACCTTTCTTTTTCACGACTGATCAGGCTATACTTATGGTCACTGATAACTCCATTTTCCATTGCCTTACTGATCAGATCCACAATCTTGTTTCATTTGGCCTCCGCGAGTAGCCTTATACCCTCATGTTTTTTGGATTAAACACGTAGGCGTTTTGAAGCGTTCCGAAGACCGGTTTGCCCTATGCCGGCGACAATCGCGATTCCCCACATGGTACAAGCCTAGGGTACCCCCATACCCGAGGCCATGGCTCCTATCCCCATCCCTGACGTAATAACACTTACGCCAAGCAGACCATGGTCGCACATCCTGACCCACGTGTtgtgcattttaaattttttcgccAATCTATTCCGCTCTTTTATTTCATCCCCTAGGTAATGTTCGATTTCTTTGATCTTCTAGAGCCTAAAAATCTGTCCGTCATCCTGATCAGAGCCCTGTGCGGGTGCACTCGGCAAACTCGGATAAAGTTTGCTGATATCACTCATTTATTATTCTATCAGAATGCACATAGTTATATTGAAAAACGTGACGTTCTTCTCATGgtggtagacgtccgttaaaAGGAACTCCAGACGGTCCGTGGACCCCTTTAGTAGAAGGTATACAAGACTGTCAAAGGTCCAGGTTAACATATCTTCCCAGGCATAGATTTTTTGCCATCCAAAAGACAGTCGTCTTTATCTAACTGTGGGCAAACGAGCCTAACCCTATGGTATGTATCGGTCTTGTATAAGGCATCATGGTCACCCTTCATATAATACTTATTACTAGGGTCGAAGGGTAGTCCCAAAAGCTCCTGCAATGGTCGATGAATCGCCACTGTATACCCATCGCCGACATGGAGCTTGCAGTagccattttttaaaacaaatagtgatatctttccctCTGCCTGGCTGTTTACAATAGCCGCGATATCCTCGATCTTAAACAGGTCATTCATAATCTCAATTCGAGTTACCCTCTGGTCAGGTCCTATTTTATGTATAGTGATATCATTGTTCCTATAGAAATTCAGCCACCCAGGTCTAATAGATATAGGTTTTAGAGCTATTCGAGTGTCCTGTTCCAGGTAGTCTTCGAATATGGTAGGTTTACCGATATCAGTGATGTACAGTTGTTTCATCTTTGTTTTAAGAAAGGATGAATATATACCAATACAACCCCAaggaaaagtataaaagtatGAGGGGTGAATGGCCACTTGGCGTAACCAATTAGGAGCACCAGGACCTGTACGTGAGTACACACTCCCATATCTCTGTGGTATTCCCTGAATTCACGAAGTACGCCATAAAAGTTCCTACAACCTACCTTGATGACCCTGTTAATGTGATTTGGAAGGGCAAGCGTTGGATTACTGGAATATTCAGGTTAATTTTGCTATCCATTGCGCAACTACCGCATTAGGTATATGTACCAAACACATGTCGGGATCGGTACCGTTCATCAACAGTATTTTTAAATTCCATGTCTgttaccacatgcgtcgtattcTGGCAAGGATAAAGGTCATCATGCCTTACGATGATGGCTTCTCACGGTACAAAAACCCATACTCGAGCTTCGGGTATGCACAGGTATGCCGCTAGTACTGTGCAGATCCCAATGCCTTGTGAAAATTCAAGGCTGTCATGTCGTCATTGACAAATGGTACATGGTGGCCCCAAGTTGATGAAGACTGGGCCAAATTCATCATGCTGACAAGCCAAGGTCTAGCATCGGAGGGCCTGACCAAGCTAAGCAAGAGTATCAGGGTTTACGTGGTCTTGTTACTGGGATCACAAGCACGGGCCAGATCATTTCTTATAGTACCCAAAATTATACAGCAAGGCAAATTTTAGTACAGAATTTTTAAGCTATGGTAGAACGTCAGGAGAACGTAAGTCGGGATATTACAGAGTTCCAGTAAGTACTGCAATATGCCAGGACTCCAGTGAATTTCGCCGTAATGTACCACGTCTACATGTTGCCCTCCGATATTAATCTGCGTATGGGGAGGATTGGCGGgtataacaaaaatattctgATCGCACCGGCCAATGCAATGATCGGTATCAAGCTTGACGTAAATAACAAGCCTCTTCTGACGCATGTGTCTGTCACACCCCTCAGGCATACCCTACCCACAAAGCATACTACGTCCTCATACATACTATACCTCCAAAGCATCCTATGCCTCCTATACATACTCCCGATCATACCATACAGGTTATACCATCCATACCCCCCGGCCCCGCAACATCGTCCTCATCCATACCCGAACAACCAAAtcaacacgaggataccaaggcctCAATAATCAGCATATGGGGTAGGTATAATCCTAGCAtatatttgactgcaaaaaaaAGCTTATTTAACATATAGCACGACAAACCCAACAGCGGCAGCGGCTGCCATATAAAGATGTTTAGCTGCATATGTAACAATAGTTGACGCTACCCTCAGAAGGAAGAAGACTACCGTACCGATAGTTCTGGGCAAGGCAGCGCCTGCCTTGCCTGCCAGATATTTAAGAAAATTTCCTATCCTCTCCAGCTGCTTTTGTACAAACCCTTTTTCACCACCCCCTGTGGTTCCCCCTGCAGCCCCTGCTGCTGCACCACTTCCTCCTGTAACGGCAAGGACAATGGTGGAAACCAGTAGACCCACAGCAGAGACGATGCTGGCCAGTGTAAGACCCTGTACACGGAAGAGTGTTTTAAGCTTCTCCAGCAAAGGCATGGCATCCCCAGCGATTTTCATCAACTCGGCCCTAATATTTCTCATATGTTTATAAACCTCCTCCGATAACAGGCGATGCTTGCTAAGTACATCCTTCCTTTGCCTTTTCAACTTTTCAATATCTTTCCTCAACCTGTTACCGTCCTTATTCCTGTTCAACCCAGCCTTCTGCTTCTTAAGCTCTTTTTATTCACCCtcctttgtatttattttactaTCATAGAAAATAATATCGCTCTCCAAATTCTTGATATTCTTCTGTAAGTTTTCAATTTCAGCTTTTAATGATCTCATATCAATTTCGGGGGCATCATTGTCAATGCCTGCAAATGAGGTATCTATATAGCCTTCAACGTCTTGGGCAAAATTTTGAATACTATCAATCGTCTCCATCTCCATCACATCCGTCCTTATCAAAGGAG
Above is a window of Hydractinia symbiolongicarpus strain clone_291-10 chromosome 3, HSymV2.1, whole genome shotgun sequence DNA encoding:
- the LOC130635669 gene encoding transport and Golgi organization 2 homolog: MCIIFLWRQEDNRELLCNYKFILAANRDEWLYRPTKPAHFWTEEPNVIGGLDQLVGYEGGTWLGMTKTGKFGCLTNIHNNNTITTAKGYARGMLVSTYLKSKVDTNTYVNSIQDVKFKYKPFNLILGNILGDMMYLNNVNQQAPVVLKPGYNCIGNSVMGYQNLKETKGKQNFETAIKKSTSKETLMENLLACLDDSPRHIPEASIKECNQENEYLSSVFMPETFIPEFGICGTRTNTIILVDKYNHVTFFERTMTNPQQRNNGWHTSIYEFEIAALHTCIF